CAGCGAAGCGACGGAAGAGACAGGGTGTCTCAGGGTCTATCCCGGATCACACCAACAGGGGCGGATGGAGAGTTCAAAGGCGGTTGACCCTGAATTTCACGAAAAGTTTCCATTTGAAGGTGCCACGGCGATTGAAGCCGAGCCCGGTGACGTTACCTTCTTCGATTACTTTATCGTACACGGTTCAAAGTCCAACCACTCTGAAAAGCCAAGGAAGGTAGTGATCGCGAGGATGTTTTCCGGCAAGGATCGGAAGGAGGACCTCTACCAGTTTAGTGAGAATCTGGTGCTGCGCGGCTGGAACTACCATACGAACGAAGCGACCGCTAGGAAAGGCATTATGAAACCCCAATAGATTCAGATAGAATTTGCTAACGCGAAAGGAGAACCATCCATGCCAATCATCGCTAAGGAGAAACGAGAGCAACTCATGCGCGATGGTTTCTGCGTCTTTGAGAATGTAATAGCACCGGAGATGGTAACAAAGCTAAATGCCATGAGCGAATGGATGATCGCGCAACAGGATGAGGAACACTTTGAGCAGCACCGTTCACAGGGGTGCATCATTCCCTATTGGGATTGCCCCCATCCAACCTTTACTGAAATCCTTATCGATCCTAGCGCGATGGCGGTTCTCGCCGAGTTGGGATTTGACTCCCCTAAATTCTGGAGCGGCTTTGTGATCAGCAAGCCTCCGCACAGCCCACCGTTATACTGGCACCAAGACGGCGTGTTGTGGGAACACCCTATCAGCTACACCAATCAACCGCAGCAGTATTTCCTGATGTACTATTTGGTCGACACAAATATACACAACGGCTGTTTACGCTTGATTCCCGGTTCTCACCTGAAACGTCACCCGCTGCACGATATGCGAGCAAGGGACGAAGACACTGTAATCCGTGCAACCGATATGGATCATCTCGCCTTCCAACAGATTGAGGGTGAGGTTAATGTGCCAGTTCACGCTGGCGATGTTGTCGTGGGCGANNNNNNNNNNNNNNNNNNNNNNNNNNNNNNNNNNNNNNNNNNNNNNNNNNNNNNNNNNNNNNNNNNNNNCGAAGTTAAGGCGTTAATCCGCGACCACATCACAAGCAGATCTGAATGGGCTGACTGGGTCGAACAAACACGACACATCACACAGGAATTCCTGCCGGTCTATGAGGGCGAGGCAAAAGCGGTTCCTTGGGGTACATTTCCCGGCGAAGATTTTCAGTAGAGTCCCTCCCAGCTGCTCCTGAAGATGACACGTCGCAGAAGTGGTGTGCCAAGGTCGGATTAGAATCCTCGTTTCAGGTCTACCAGATTGGTGAGAGGCTCTTTGGCGAGGTATCGCCGTAAATTATCATAAAAAATGGCTTTGCCCGCAGCAGCGGTCTGGGTTGAACCTCCAGAGCAGTGTGGGGTTATTAGCAAGTTCGGCGTATTCGCTGTAACATCCAATCCAGCGCCGGCAAGTTGCCCGTCGTTCAACATCTGCATGAGTGTATCTTCGTCTATAATGCCTCCCCGCGACACAACTATCAGGTAGGCTGTCGGCTTCATGAGTCTAAGCTGTTCAGGACCGAGCATCCCTGCGGTTTCCGGTGTGATTGGAGCTGCAACCGCCACGACATCTGAACGCTGCATCAGGTCATCCAAGCCATCCAACAACCTTAGTTCACTAACAAAATCGGGCTTGGGCACTTCGTTGATATCAACTCCAATGACCTCCATCTCAAAGCCGTGACCGCGCTTGGCAATGGCACGACCGATATTTCCCATGCCCACCACCCCCAGCGTCAAACCGGTCAATCCGACCTGAGGCCCGCTGAATGGACGTGTCCAGTTGTGTTCGCGTTGTGCATCCAAAAGACTTGGTAATTGGCGTGTAAGGCTAATCAACAATCCAAAGCCGTGCTCGGCGATCGTGGCAGCGTGAGAACCACGGGTGTTGGTGACAGTGACATCGCTCTCCGCTATCTCAGAAATTCGTGCCAATCTCTCTACCCCAGCACCCGTATTTTGAATCCACTTCAACTGTTTGGCTGCCAGAAATGCTTCCCGACTGATTGCGCCAAAAACAGCCTCAGCATCAACAATTTCGCGTAAAATATCATCTTGGTCAGCAGCAACGGTGAACTGTACTTGGGGAAAGGTTTTCTGTGCTTCTTCGAGTCGCTCTTGGGACCATGGTGAAGCAACAAGTAATTTCATAGAAATTGTGCAGCGGGAGCCTCAAAATTCAGATTTAAGCACTCAACCGCTTTTCTCCTTTTTCAATTGAGTTGTGAACGGCAACAGGATATACTAGGGCAAACTTTCTGTCAAGAAAATAGCTAAATGACGTGCTAATAAGACAACACACACAGAGAATAAAACGTAAAACGTGAAGCGTGAAAACAATTTGTTGATGGGTTATTGAGGGAGGAGGCATTGGATGACTATTGAACTTCCCGATTGGGTAACATATCCTGAAGATGACTGGGTTGAGATTACGGCAGAGGATGCCGGGCTTGATCCTGAAAAATTCAGCACCTTCATAGGGAGCATGGAGGTCAAGGGTGCGTCTTTCGGTGGAGAGGATCACTCGGATAACAAATACGGTGCCGTGATTGCTCGTGGCGGTTACTTGGTTCACACTTGGGGCGATCGACATTATCGCCATCAAACCGCCTCCGTCGGAAAGGCTTTTATGTGGGCGCTTCTCGGTTTCGCGGTCGCAGACGGACGCATCGATCCGGACGAGCCGATCCACAAACAGTGGACCGGCGAGGATGAACTTTCTCACCCTCACAAATATTTGACCGAAGGGCATCATAAGAACCTGACTTGGCGGCATATCATTGGATCAAAACACGAGTCCCTTCACTACGGGGGATTCCCGATAGAGTTAGGAATCCGTTGGCGGGAAAAGGTAACCGGGCTTGAGGCAGCGAACCTTACACCGGGGGTTCCTGAATGGTCCAAATGGACCGGTGATCCGTCCTATGATCTCTACTCTCACGCCGAGCCGGGCACAGTTGGTCTCTATAGTAGTGCCGGATTTTGGCGTTTAAGCCAAGCACTTACCTACATCTTGGGGAATGACCTGAAGAATATTATTCAGGAGCGACTCTTTGACCTGATAGGGATTCCCGCAGAGCGATGGGATTGGCTTACCGGCGGCTATGTCAAAGACCACAAATATTTGTATCCCACGATTCCAGATTCGTATACCTATCTCGATCCTCCCTATGAGGTTAACGGGAACCCTGTCCGTAGTGGCCCCGGATGGGTCGTCATCAGTGCGTCGGACCTCGCTCGGTTTGGTCATCTGAACGCGACACAAGGGATTTGGAAGGGTAAACAGGTCATCGATCCTGATTGGCTACGGGGTCACAGCGGAGGGAATAAGAGCGGAACGAGTGGCGAGTCTAAGTATTTCACTGCAATGGGAGTCGTCACAACTGAGGGTTTTGAATATAGGCACGCAACTGAGACAACGAGTTTTCTGCCTGAAGAATTGTTCGCTGGACCCGTGCGAGTAAAGGGGAACTCATGAAGCAGCAGTTGAGAGAGCTTGGGGACATCGACCTAAAAATTAGGCACTCAGATCCGACCGAGGGGCCAGCCCGCAGCCAGCGACTCTAGAGGAGGTTCAAATGTTGAAACTTCTGAATGAAAATGCTATCGAACAATACAGTCGGGAAGGGTACTATTTCCCGGTCAAGATACTAGACAATGAAGAGGTAGCAGCCAACCGAGCACAACTTGAGAAATTTGAAGCCGCTCAAGGCAGCCCCATTGCGGGAGCGCAGCGGAGCAAGTCTCATCTGCTCTTTACATGGGTTGACGCTCTGATGCGTCATGAGAAGATTCTTGATGCGGTCGAGGATCTGATCGGGCCTGATATTCTCTGCTGGAATACATTCTTCTGGATCAAGGAGCCACTCAGTGAGACTTTCGTCTCGTGGCATCAGGATCTGCGCTATTGGGGTCTCGATACCGACCACTTGGTCAGCGTATGGTTGGCACTCTCACCGGCAACGCCGGAGACTGGTTGTATGCGGGTTCTACCGGGCAGTCATAAGGGTGATCTTCTGCCCCACGCAGATGAGTATAAGCAGCATAACCTCTTGACCCGTGGTCAGGAAATTGCGGTGGAGGTCGATGAAGCCAAGGCTGTGGCAATGCCGCTACAGCCGGGTGAAATTTCGCTTCACAATGTACGGTTGGCGCACGCATCGAGTCCCAATCGGTCAAAAGATCGACGTATTGGTCTTTCGATGCACTATATGCCCACCCGCACCAAGCAGACCATCGGTGAATGGGACAGATCGGTTTGGCCACTTTAAGGAAGCTCCGCGTCCAGCCAAAGATATGGATCCTGATGCAGTTCAGTTCCATGAGAAGGCTACCAATGCTGTTCGTGAGATTCTGTTCAGCGACGCTGAGAAAGTGCGTCGGACGCTTTGATCTGTCTGTCGATACACTCAAGCAGTTATTGTTGAGCTTCGCTTTAGGAAGGTAGGGCATGAATCAACTCAAGGTCGGTATAATTGGCTGCGGGGCGCATGGACGTGGGCATATTCAAGGCTACACGGAGATTCCCAACGCAGAAATCATCGCCATTGCAGACGTGAATCTAGACAGGGTGCGAGAGGCAGCAGTTGAATTTGGTGTCCCACACCATTACACCAATTACCGGGAAATGCTCAAGCATCACCCAATGGACATCGTTAGTCTCGCCTTGCCGCCGTCAGCCAACCGGGACGCGGCGGTGGCTGCCTTTGAAGCGGGTGCCAATGTGCTGGTCTCCAAACCGTTGGCGATGAATCTCGCTGAAGCGGAGGAGATGGTCGCAACGGCAAAGCGATGCGGAAAACTAATGTCAATGGGCTTACAAAATCGTTCCAATCCTGAAGTGCAGGCGTTGCGTCAATTCCTTGCTGACGGGAAACTGGGTAACGTTTACCACACGCGGCTCTGGCACGGGCATGTGATGCACATCCCCGGCACCCCCACCATGTACAAACGTCACCTAGCAGGAGGCGGCGTGCTTTTCCATACAACCGTTCATCTTCTCGACGCGACCCTCTGGGCGTTGGGCAATCCGAAGCCGGTGCGGGCTTCGGCGGCAAGCTACCAGAAAGTGCGCCGGATGAAGACGCCGCTTATTACATGGGAAGGATCGGTGACAGACTGCGATATTGAAGACTTCAATATCGGTTTGATACACTTTGCAGACGGTTCAACCATGGCGGTGGAAAGCAACTGGATGATGCACCCACGTTCCCGACCTAGCGGCACTGAAATCTTGGGCGACTGGGGCACTGCCAGTCTACGTCCACTGCGAGTTGCGCTTGAGGAAGGCGATAACATTGTAGATGCAACACCCCGTGCCGGCGAGACAAGCCAGTTCGGCAGTGTCTATCAAGACTTCTGCCAGAGTATTCTGGAAAACCGCTTACCCATTGTTCGGTTCAGTGAAATGCTCGATGTGCAGCGGGTGATGGACGCACTGTACAAAGCGGCCGAAAAGGGCAGGGAAGTTATAATCGCTGACTGACCTCTAGGAACGATTCAGGCAACTCTACGAATAAAGCGCGAAGAGTTTGGCGTTGTTGAGGTAGACCCTGACTTTGAAGAGTCCTACCGATTGAGAAACCATCTTATCCTCAAGACCGCTAGTGCTGGTGTCTGCCGATGTCCTCTGATCTGCCTTCCATCTCACCTGATATTCCGTCTCATCACTGGTAAAAGGCACACAGTCATCTTTGGAGAATCCAGAGATCACCCGGTCAAAAGGATCTACCAGTTCCACCTGCAATGATCCACCTGCAGCATCGGCGTTTATCCACAACGAATCCGGCCTGATGCTGAGAGATGTCGTGGTGACAAGGCCTTCTTTATCCGCTCTTAGACAGACCAATCGATCCTTCTGAATCTTCGCCAGACTTATCCCGCGACGAGTCGGCTCACCATGGCGAGGTGACTCACCGTGTAGGTCATTTGAACCACCATAATAGACCCAGATCTCCTCGCCGCGCACAAAGGGGGCATGTGGGGGATAAACACAGCCGGAGTCAAAACTGCCGCGCGGACCACAGACCAAAATCCGCTCACGCGCACCCGCACGATGCCACGTTCGACCGTCCTTCGAGTATGTGAGTTGAACGTCCATCTGATTCATCCATTCGGGCATCCACGGTTCAATCTGATTCTGGGCAACCCATCCCTCGTTGAGCGTATGAAATACGGATAGGAATCCGATTCGAAAATCACGATACGCCAGCGAGCTCATACCGTAAAACTCGTGGTCCTGCGGGGGATCTTGTGCGTCGGGTTGGACGATGATCTGTCGCGGTGTCCAGCTTTCAAAGTCGTCGCTCTCAGACATGCAGATGATCCGCACATTTGGTCGGCCGCGCAGGTAGACGACGTACTTATGGAGATTTGGATCCCAATAGGCAACCAAGTGTGTGTCCGATCCTTCTGGGATGACCGGGTTGAGCCAGTATTTGGGAACGTTCCAATAGGTCCCATCGGACGAATACGCGACACAAACCGGCTGAACGATCCCGGCAAATCTCATTGAATCGCTCTGGAACATAAAGAGCATCTTGTACCGCTTGGCGGGATCTAGTTCGATGGGATCCTTCATGACTCCCGTCCCTGCACCCCACCTGAACATCGGAAAGACGAGGTTATTCGCTTTGCTCCCGTTGTCCTCGACGAGGTTAAGAATGGGCTTCTCCCAATGGTAGCCGTCTTGTGAGACGGCATAGGCGAGTCCATCCGCTTCTTCGCCGCGAGCGTCGCCTAATTTTCGTCCCACGCCATACCACATCTTGAAGAGGTCTTCCTCGTCGTCATAGATGACATTGATGTAGCTGCCGATGCGCCACTCATCCTCCCAAGGCTCTGTCTTCTCAATCAGTGGCTGATCGGATAGGAACGACGCCTTTTGTAGCACCCTCAAGGCTCTCTATGTGTACATCATCAATAAACAGATGGGCGGTTCCCTTGTCTGTCATATAATCCTCCTCTGTTTCTTATTGTCCCCAATTTATGGTGAATTAGAGAAATAAGTGGACATTTCCCAAAGTCCCCCTCTTCCCCCCTGATAAGGGGGGTTAGGGATTTAGGGGGTTGTTTGTGGGTACAGATTGCCTAATCTGTACATGTGCATCGGCAGTGTCTAAGTAATTCTATAATTATAATTGAATCCATTTTTCAAACAGGTGATAGCCCCGGTTATTGTATCATTTCCCCGTTACACATTCCACGCTAATCCGTCAAACCTTTGCCCTGCACCTAGGTTGTGGAATTTTCTTAAAATCGTGTCCGGTAATCGAGAATCTTCTTGACATCATCCACGAATAGGTTGATGATATTGGAATAGCCAAAGTCAATCTGAAGAGACGATCTTGAATGTATCAATGGGACAACACAGACCACTGTTGTGTCACTCAAAGTTATTCTAACGACTTAACCATTAATGATAAAACACGGATTAATATAAAAGGAGTTTTTCGATGAACCGCCCTAATGTCATTCTTATGATAGTAGATCAGATGCGCGGTGATTGCATAGGTGCTGACGGCAATACCTTTATTGAGACACCAAATCTCGATTATCTCGCCGCTCGCGGCACCCGGTTTCGACACGCTTACACCGCCTCCCCCTCCTGCATTCCGGCGCGGGCAACGCTGATGACGGGAATGAATCAGTGGCATACCGGTATTCTCGGCATGGGTGGCGGCCAGGGACCAATTCCGAATGACTTCCCACATACGTTGGCGGGTGAATTGAC
Above is a genomic segment from Candidatus Poribacteria bacterium containing:
- a CDS encoding phytanoyl-CoA dioxygenase family protein, with amino-acid sequence MPIIAKEKREQLMRDGFCVFENVIAPEMVTKLNAMSEWMIAQQDEEHFEQHRSQGCIIPYWDCPHPTFTEILIDPSAMAVLAELGFDSPKFWSGFVISKPPHSPPLYWHQDGVLWEHPISYTNQPQQYFLMYYLVDTNIHNGCLRLIPGSHLKRHPLHDMRARDEDTVIRATDMDHLAFQQIEGEVNVPVHAGDVVVG
- a CDS encoding serine hydrolase, giving the protein MTIELPDWVTYPEDDWVEITAEDAGLDPEKFSTFIGSMEVKGASFGGEDHSDNKYGAVIARGGYLVHTWGDRHYRHQTASVGKAFMWALLGFAVADGRIDPDEPIHKQWTGEDELSHPHKYLTEGHHKNLTWRHIIGSKHESLHYGGFPIELGIRWREKVTGLEAANLTPGVPEWSKWTGDPSYDLYSHAEPGTVGLYSSAGFWRLSQALTYILGNDLKNIIQERLFDLIGIPAERWDWLTGGYVKDHKYLYPTIPDSYTYLDPPYEVNGNPVRSGPGWVVISASDLARFGHLNATQGIWKGKQVIDPDWLRGHSGGNKSGTSGESKYFTAMGVVTTEGFEYRHATETTSFLPEELFAGPVRVKGNS
- a CDS encoding Gfo/Idh/MocA family oxidoreductase translates to MNQLKVGIIGCGAHGRGHIQGYTEIPNAEIIAIADVNLDRVREAAVEFGVPHHYTNYREMLKHHPMDIVSLALPPSANRDAAVAAFEAGANVLVSKPLAMNLAEAEEMVATAKRCGKLMSMGLQNRSNPEVQALRQFLADGKLGNVYHTRLWHGHVMHIPGTPTMYKRHLAGGGVLFHTTVHLLDATLWALGNPKPVRASAASYQKVRRMKTPLITWEGSVTDCDIEDFNIGLIHFADGSTMAVESNWMMHPRSRPSGTEILGDWGTASLRPLRVALEEGDNIVDATPRAGETSQFGSVYQDFCQSILENRLPIVRFSEMLDVQRVMDALYKAAEKGREVIIAD
- a CDS encoding D-2-hydroxyacid dehydrogenase — protein: MKLLVASPWSQERLEEAQKTFPQVQFTVAADQDDILREIVDAEAVFGAISREAFLAAKQLKWIQNTGAGVERLARISEIAESDVTVTNTRGSHAATIAEHGFGLLISLTRQLPSLLDAQREHNWTRPFSGPQVGLTGLTLGVVGMGNIGRAIAKRGHGFEMEVIGVDINEVPKPDFVSELRLLDGLDDLMQRSDVVAVAAPITPETAGMLGPEQLRLMKPTAYLIVVSRGGIIDEDTLMQMLNDGQLAGAGLDVTANTPNLLITPHCSGGSTQTAAAGKAIFYDNLRRYLAKEPLTNLVDLKRGF
- a CDS encoding phytanoyl-CoA dioxygenase family protein is translated as SEATEETGCLRVYPGSHQQGRMESSKAVDPEFHEKFPFEGATAIEAEPGDVTFFDYFIVHGSKSNHSEKPRKVVIARMFSGKDRKEDLYQFSENLVLRGWNYHTNEATARKGIMKPQ
- a CDS encoding phytanoyl-CoA dioxygenase family protein, giving the protein MLKLLNENAIEQYSREGYYFPVKILDNEEVAANRAQLEKFEAAQGSPIAGAQRSKSHLLFTWVDALMRHEKILDAVEDLIGPDILCWNTFFWIKEPLSETFVSWHQDLRYWGLDTDHLVSVWLALSPATPETGCMRVLPGSHKGDLLPHADEYKQHNLLTRGQEIAVEVDEAKAVAMPLQPGEISLHNVRLAHASSPNRSKDRRIGLSMHYMPTRTKQTIGEWDRSVWPL